One Pomacea canaliculata isolate SZHN2017 linkage group LG9, ASM307304v1, whole genome shotgun sequence DNA segment encodes these proteins:
- the LOC112572273 gene encoding uncharacterized protein LOC112572273: MELGCVSMNASKPCNTLFRSRLLDDWYNLNVKKVRVSLFKNSLQVLNLLFDGRDSGYMDWFSPGRVLESPWNDLYIDRTYNIFSVPGSDQRYFFINSYYNYCPGDTGWLAVVDKSYRQESVSMGKLCESRYPLQQLKRGSHLAVAAPLRRTR, translated from the exons ATGGAACTGGGATGTGTGAGCATGAACGCCTCAAAGCCCTGCAACACTTTGTTCCGAAGTCGACTGCTGGACGACTGGTACAACCTCAACGTGAAGAAG GTTCGTGTGAGTCTTTTCAAGAACAGCCTGCAAGTTCTCAATCTCCTTTTCGACGGGAGAGACTCCGGATACATGGACTGGTTCAGTCCTGGTCGAGTCCTTGAGTCGCCATGGAATGACTTGTACATCGACAGAACTTACAACATCTTCTCTGTGCCTGG GAGTGATCAGCGCTATTTCTTTATCAACTCATACTATAATTATTGCCCTGGTGACACGGGCTGGCTTGCGGTTGTGGACAAAAGTTACAGGCAGGAGTCTGTGTCCATGGGAAAACTATGCGAGTCCCGCTATCCTCTTCAGCAACTCAAGCGGGGCAGTCACCTGGCAGTCGCCGCCCCCCT ACGTAGGACACGCTGA